In a single window of the Sulfurospirillum oryzae genome:
- the hyfE gene encoding hydrogenase 4 membrane subunit — protein MANIIDILTVLMMGTSFAVFGLRQYRHSIIAYALQTLLLVTIFLALYVKYGSHELLVWSITAFIIKVVIVPLYLLSLVKKLGVVVEDEPVGGFFISPVVALSFSLAVAMMFYKVFIHFSIFKDALPLFAASFIFMMGIFGFILRTSFIKQILSYCLFENGIHLSLALMAYTSHELVEVGILTDAVFAVIIMSILAKRFYASYGSLDTSKAVNLRG, from the coding sequence ATGGCAAATATTATTGATATTTTGACGGTTTTAATGATGGGAACAAGTTTTGCGGTATTTGGATTAAGACAATACCGTCATAGCATTATTGCGTATGCCTTGCAAACGCTTTTATTGGTCACGATCTTTTTGGCCTTATATGTTAAATATGGTTCACACGAACTACTGGTATGGTCAATCACAGCATTTATCATCAAAGTGGTCATTGTACCTCTTTATTTACTCAGTCTTGTAAAAAAATTGGGTGTTGTTGTTGAAGATGAACCAGTAGGTGGTTTTTTCATATCACCCGTTGTTGCGCTTAGTTTTTCACTTGCTGTTGCGATGATGTTTTATAAGGTTTTTATTCATTTCTCAATTTTCAAAGATGCGTTGCCGCTTTTTGCAGCTTCGTTTATCTTTATGATGGGAATTTTCGGCTTCATTTTGAGAACTTCATTTATCAAACAGATTCTTTCTTACTGTCTGTTTGAAAATGGTATCCATTTAAGCCTAGCACTTATGGCGTACACATCTCATGAGCTCGTTGAAGTGGGTATCTTAACAGACGCGGTTTTTGCTGTGATTATTATGAGTATTTTGGCGAAACGATTTTACGCCTCTTATGGAAGTCTTGATACATCTAAAGCGGTTAATTTAAGGGGATAA
- a CDS encoding respiratory chain complex I subunit 1 family protein, producing the protein MDFFYLLLQLVSAILVAPLFDGMSRKLRAKFQSRIGPSIFQTYYDIYKLLKRGRTKSSSASYIYQIAPYLLFVSAAAMFCALPITYGAHSGALSQFSDIFVLLYLGALFRFIFIVAGIDTANPFAGVSASREGTIGFYTEEVAVICLIVVMMGTGSSSLSYISSLVQEGSYGYAIPSFSIASTAFLWVMYVETGRKPYDLAEAEQELQEGVLGEFCGKDFAIIDIAILLKQMTMLGFFLVIFMPWAGLVDNPILSLIIFLAEIGFLYVMGVFIDNFGPRFTINKGMKRTMLFALAVSCTSLALYIMGI; encoded by the coding sequence ATGGACTTTTTTTATCTACTATTACAACTTGTTTCAGCTATATTAGTTGCTCCTCTCTTTGATGGAATGTCAAGAAAGCTAAGAGCCAAATTTCAATCAAGAATAGGACCGAGTATTTTTCAAACCTATTATGACATTTATAAATTGCTAAAAAGAGGAAGAACTAAATCTTCTAGCGCAAGTTATATCTATCAAATCGCGCCTTACTTGCTCTTTGTAAGTGCAGCAGCGATGTTTTGTGCTTTACCTATTACCTATGGCGCTCATTCTGGTGCTTTGTCACAATTTTCTGATATATTTGTTTTACTCTATTTAGGGGCACTTTTTCGATTTATTTTTATTGTTGCGGGTATCGATACGGCCAACCCTTTTGCAGGGGTAAGCGCTAGCAGGGAAGGAACCATCGGCTTTTATACCGAAGAGGTTGCAGTCATTTGTCTGATCGTTGTAATGATGGGAACGGGAAGCAGTAGTTTATCTTATATCTCTTCATTGGTACAAGAGGGTAGTTATGGTTATGCCATTCCTTCTTTTTCTATTGCATCTACCGCATTTTTGTGGGTAATGTATGTTGAGACAGGTAGAAAACCTTATGACTTGGCTGAAGCTGAACAAGAGTTACAAGAGGGTGTTCTAGGAGAGTTTTGCGGTAAAGACTTTGCTATCATTGATATAGCAATCTTACTTAAACAAATGACGATGCTAGGGTTCTTCCTTGTCATTTTTATGCCATGGGCAGGTCTTGTCGATAATCCAATTTTATCGCTCATCATTTTCTTGGCAGAGATAGGTTTCCTTTATGTCATGGGCGTTTTTATTGATAACTTTGGACCAAGGTTTACGATCAACAAAGGGATGAAAAGAACCATGCTCTTTGCACTTGCGGTTTCATGCACCTCATTAGCACTCTATATTATGGGAATATAA
- a CDS encoding proton-conducting transporter transmembrane domain-containing protein, giving the protein MQTIYTLFLLTSLLSIVLYKKPLLAQRIGFGLASVISLYAAVFFFSNLGNTLVWKLPGSFISSPLFRLDSLGMFFSFLVSLIAFAVSLFSFDYAKFYEKKANLAVFASLFNAFILSMLLVIASDNVFSFMLLWEVMTLISAFLILVNDGEGAGKNVMIYLGIAQIGASCLMVALLIMASIAGGFEFSAFDELNMGFGMSLTLFVLLLIGFGSKAGMFPFHVWLPIAYCQSPSNASALMSGVMIKVALFAFIKFSLLLPQFVQFGYILLFMGALSCVFGIIYALVSNDYKASIAYSSCENVGIIFLGLGGAFYGLGTNSPMIALLGFIAAFFHILNHAVFKSLLFMLSGNVLTATKTLNMDLLGGLHKKMPITSIIFFVAALSICALPPLNGFASEWVVYKTMVVGGIEEGAASRFFFSLAIIALSITGAMAIMAFSKVYGSIFLGVARDTKCVEDAKEVSFIRLLPLGLLASLCIGIGIFMNDVVGMLSKIVLTLIPQTSASTSGLISMPIIIMVMLLCSILPFVFLYLLKANNKEVRVTEPWACGFLYNKNMQIGSNSFTGDIKKALSFILKYEQEIKIDGYFSRAVYKHKTHDFFWDRLYKPVIHYVMVIADKIGIFQNGRTNLYASYILIYLCLVLIFGYYYL; this is encoded by the coding sequence ATGCAAACCATATACACTCTATTTTTGTTAACCTCACTTTTGTCCATTGTACTGTATAAAAAACCGCTTCTTGCTCAAAGAATAGGATTTGGTCTAGCAAGTGTGATTTCACTTTATGCAGCGGTTTTTTTCTTCTCCAATCTGGGAAACACATTGGTATGGAAATTACCTGGGAGTTTTATTAGTTCGCCTCTCTTTAGGCTTGACTCATTAGGAATGTTTTTCAGCTTTTTGGTGAGCTTAATTGCTTTTGCAGTTTCACTTTTTAGCTTTGATTATGCAAAATTTTATGAGAAAAAGGCCAATTTGGCTGTTTTTGCTTCACTATTTAATGCGTTTATTCTCTCTATGCTCTTAGTTATTGCAAGCGATAATGTGTTTTCTTTTATGCTTTTATGGGAAGTTATGACACTTATCTCAGCATTCCTCATTTTAGTCAATGATGGTGAAGGTGCAGGAAAGAACGTTATGATTTATTTGGGAATTGCCCAAATAGGAGCATCTTGTTTAATGGTCGCTCTTTTAATTATGGCGAGTATTGCAGGTGGATTTGAATTTAGCGCGTTTGATGAACTCAATATGGGTTTTGGTATGAGTCTTACCCTTTTTGTTCTATTGCTTATAGGTTTTGGTTCCAAAGCGGGTATGTTCCCTTTTCATGTCTGGTTACCAATAGCTTACTGCCAATCTCCTTCTAACGCTTCGGCACTTATGAGTGGTGTTATGATCAAAGTAGCACTCTTTGCTTTTATAAAATTTTCACTTCTTTTGCCACAGTTTGTTCAATTTGGTTATATACTCCTCTTTATGGGAGCATTAAGCTGTGTTTTCGGAATTATTTACGCACTTGTTTCCAACGACTACAAAGCGTCCATCGCTTACAGCTCTTGTGAAAATGTAGGCATTATCTTTTTAGGACTTGGAGGCGCCTTTTACGGGCTAGGAACCAATTCACCTATGATTGCATTACTAGGTTTTATCGCAGCTTTCTTTCATATTTTAAACCATGCGGTTTTCAAATCGTTACTCTTCATGTTAAGTGGTAATGTCTTAACCGCAACAAAGACATTAAATATGGATCTCCTTGGTGGATTGCATAAAAAGATGCCTATAACATCCATCATCTTTTTTGTTGCTGCCCTTTCCATCTGTGCGTTACCGCCACTCAATGGCTTTGCTAGTGAATGGGTAGTCTATAAAACAATGGTCGTGGGAGGCATTGAAGAAGGTGCTGCATCACGTTTCTTCTTTTCGCTTGCAATCATTGCCCTTTCAATTACTGGGGCGATGGCTATCATGGCATTTTCAAAAGTATATGGTTCAATATTTTTAGGTGTAGCGCGTGATACCAAATGTGTAGAAGACGCCAAAGAAGTCTCCTTTATAAGACTTTTACCATTAGGTTTATTGGCAAGCCTTTGTATAGGAATAGGCATTTTCATGAATGATGTAGTAGGCATGCTCTCAAAGATTGTTCTGACATTGATACCACAGACAAGTGCTAGTACATCAGGATTGATCTCTATGCCTATTATCATTATGGTTATGCTTCTTTGTTCCATCCTTCCTTTCGTATTTCTTTATCTTTTGAAGGCAAACAATAAAGAGGTAAGAGTAACTGAGCCATGGGCATGTGGTTTCCTTTACAACAAAAACATGCAAATCGGTTCAAACTCCTTTACAGGTGACATTAAAAAAGCATTGAGCTTTATTTTGAAATACGAACAAGAGATCAAAATTGATGGCTACTTTTCAAGAGCAGTCTACAAACATAAAACACATGATTTCTTTTGGGATAGGCTCTATAAGCCAGTGATTCATTACGTCATGGTTATTGCTGACAAGATTGGTATTTTTCAAAATGGTAGAACCAATCTTTATGCAAGCTATATCTTGATTTATCTTTGTTTGGTACTTATCTTTGGGTATTACTATCTATAA
- a CDS encoding 4Fe-4S dicluster domain-containing protein, which produces MSKVHKFVITNPAMCIACNACVKTCIKHAYIRGKLSKKRLDVLSLESGKMPNQCRQCDDAPCANVCPTGALRIANACVELCEEICIGCKLCTIACPYGAIYIDAEFPPSIQEEVERHLEAGCISGLKSIAIKCDMCAGIETGPACVGACPTGALVMIDPVLGECKFGKKIKGDLAPFLKAVVPNVTFENIPLPEVKKPKEPKPEPSADTLETNKEEA; this is translated from the coding sequence ATGTCAAAAGTTCATAAATTCGTTATTACCAATCCAGCTATGTGTATCGCTTGTAATGCTTGTGTAAAAACATGCATTAAACATGCCTACATACGAGGAAAACTCTCCAAGAAAAGACTTGATGTGCTCTCCCTAGAGAGCGGGAAAATGCCTAACCAATGCCGTCAATGTGATGACGCACCGTGCGCCAATGTGTGCCCAACAGGTGCTCTTCGTATTGCCAATGCATGTGTTGAGCTTTGTGAAGAAATATGCATTGGCTGTAAGCTCTGTACCATTGCATGCCCTTATGGGGCAATTTACATTGATGCAGAGTTTCCACCTTCCATCCAAGAAGAAGTGGAAAGACACTTAGAAGCAGGCTGTATCAGTGGTCTTAAAAGTATTGCGATCAAATGCGATATGTGTGCTGGTATAGAAACGGGTCCTGCATGTGTTGGTGCTTGCCCAACAGGAGCACTGGTGATGATTGATCCTGTGCTTGGGGAATGTAAATTTGGTAAAAAAATCAAAGGCGACTTAGCACCTTTTTTAAAAGCTGTTGTACCTAATGTCACATTTGAGAACATTCCTTTACCGGAAGTCAAAAAACCCAAAGAACCCAAACCCGAACCTTCCGCTGACACATTAGAAACCAACAAAGAGGAAGCATAA
- a CDS encoding TolC family outer membrane protein translates to MRLTRVLSLVVMSLPVVAFSLTIEEGARSILASSPKVKESIENFNSVKKEYNIAENGYLPTLDLVSSYGHETIENPGASKLSSMMDQSSLVLNQNLFNGFATENAIKQQKSRLDAAAYGVAEKADRTLLSFTNAYIMLIKQKGLLTLAEENVKTHEAIYKQIKERSDSGFGRISETQQAGSRFTLARSNLIAQENNYKDAISTFEKLYGQKVDADELVKPDFLATIPANFDKVNTKSFTCNPSMKVQQANVILANALYEGSKAAFYPKVDFEVAGTVGHDVDGINGRTETTTALLKLRYNLYNKGADMLNKEKYAVLMIKEKETLAVLERDLKESVKFSWESYESTQKRIEFLKEHRDFSKETLSAYQQEFAIGKRDLINLLDAEGEYYSARQALVEAEATLAYAKYRLLDNMGVLTDYFEPAFGQSYDVQTCSHKSAAF, encoded by the coding sequence ATGCGTCTCACAAGAGTATTGTCTTTAGTAGTTATGAGTCTTCCCGTAGTTGCTTTTTCACTAACGATAGAAGAGGGTGCTCGATCCATTCTAGCGTCTAGTCCAAAAGTAAAAGAGAGCATCGAGAATTTTAATAGTGTAAAAAAGGAGTATAACATTGCTGAGAATGGATACCTTCCGACATTAGACTTAGTAAGTTCGTATGGACATGAAACAATTGAGAATCCTGGGGCAAGCAAACTTTCAAGCATGATGGATCAATCATCGCTTGTTTTAAATCAAAATCTTTTTAACGGATTTGCAACCGAAAACGCAATCAAACAGCAAAAAAGTAGGCTTGATGCTGCGGCTTATGGTGTTGCGGAAAAAGCCGATAGAACATTGTTGTCATTTACGAATGCCTATATTATGCTTATCAAACAAAAAGGGTTGCTAACGTTGGCAGAAGAAAATGTTAAAACACATGAGGCAATTTACAAACAAATCAAAGAGCGTTCGGATTCTGGTTTTGGACGTATTTCTGAAACGCAACAAGCCGGTAGTAGGTTTACGCTTGCAAGATCAAACTTGATTGCCCAAGAGAATAATTATAAAGATGCTATTTCAACCTTTGAAAAGTTGTATGGTCAAAAAGTTGATGCAGATGAGTTGGTCAAACCAGATTTCTTAGCTACCATTCCTGCAAATTTTGACAAAGTAAATACCAAAAGCTTTACATGTAATCCTTCTATGAAGGTACAGCAGGCAAATGTAATACTCGCAAATGCGCTTTATGAGGGAAGTAAGGCGGCATTTTATCCGAAAGTAGATTTTGAAGTAGCTGGTACGGTTGGGCATGATGTCGATGGTATCAATGGAAGAACAGAAACTACCACTGCATTATTGAAGCTTCGATACAACCTTTATAATAAAGGTGCTGACATGCTTAATAAAGAAAAATATGCGGTGCTTATGATCAAAGAGAAAGAGACTTTAGCCGTACTTGAACGTGACTTAAAAGAGAGTGTCAAGTTTTCTTGGGAAAGCTATGAGTCTACACAAAAACGTATAGAATTTTTAAAAGAGCATAGAGATTTTAGTAAAGAGACGCTCAGTGCATATCAGCAAGAGTTTGCGATCGGAAAACGCGATCTTATCAACCTTTTGGATGCTGAAGGTGAATACTACTCAGCCAGACAAGCTTTAGTCGAAGCAGAGGCAACATTAGCGTATGCCAAATATAGACTTTTGGATAATATGGGTGTATTAACAGACTATTTTGAGCCTGCTTTTGGACAAAGCTATGATGTACAAACATGTTCTCATAAAAGTGCAGCATTCTAG
- a CDS encoding transglutaminase-like cysteine peptidase yields MCKKILILIALIIVILSAGEDFFTQEVLKKIEVKYGAQAKRRVESLNTLMISIQSSSEAVQLEKVNAFFNQMRFASDEEVWHQKDYWATRMEFMGKGAGDCEDFVIAKYFTLKQLGISTNKLFFTYVKAVKFQQAHMVLTYFETPTSVPLVLDNINFKILPATQRGDLIPVYSFNGDALYLAKQKGLGQVVPSGMQKNKKWFELIDKIRREAL; encoded by the coding sequence ATGTGCAAAAAAATCCTCATTCTAATAGCACTGATTATTGTCATACTCAGTGCAGGAGAGGATTTTTTTACACAAGAAGTTCTAAAAAAAATTGAAGTAAAGTATGGTGCTCAAGCGAAACGACGAGTTGAATCGCTCAATACTTTGATGATTTCAATTCAGTCCTCTAGCGAAGCAGTACAACTTGAAAAAGTCAACGCTTTTTTTAATCAGATGCGTTTTGCATCTGACGAAGAAGTATGGCATCAAAAAGATTATTGGGCGACGCGCATGGAATTTATGGGCAAAGGTGCAGGCGACTGTGAAGATTTTGTCATTGCCAAGTACTTTACTCTCAAACAACTTGGTATTTCAACAAATAAACTTTTTTTCACGTATGTTAAGGCCGTAAAATTTCAACAAGCCCACATGGTCTTGACCTATTTTGAAACACCTACTTCTGTCCCGCTAGTTTTAGACAATATTAATTTTAAAATTTTACCTGCAACGCAAAGAGGTGATCTCATTCCGGTTTATAGTTTTAACGGTGATGCGTTGTATCTTGCAAAGCAGAAAGGATTAGGGCAGGTTGTACCTTCGGGTATGCAAAAAAACAAAAAATGGTTTGAATTAATAGATAAAATTAGGAGAGAAGCGTTATGA